A portion of the Homalodisca vitripennis isolate AUS2020 chromosome 2, UT_GWSS_2.1, whole genome shotgun sequence genome contains these proteins:
- the LOC124354186 gene encoding cuticle protein 38-like codes for MLATVVLVFAAVLATHAAPAPNSVLYPVLPAAPHAYLVKPYAAAAPVLQPASYSHVSHTQYTSHPVPAVAAVPAVSAVPVVHAAPALYHTPVVYHAPASAALVV; via the exons ATGCTCGCTACC GTAGTTCTGGTATTCGCAGCTGTGCTGGCTACACACGCCGCCCCCGCCCCCAATTCTGTGCTATATCCTGTGCTGCCAGCCGCCCCCCACGCCTATCTCGTCAAGCCGTACGCCGCCGCCGCCCCCGTGCTGCAGCCAGCCTCCTACTCCCACGTCTCTCATACGCAGTACACCAGCCACCCCGTGCCTGCTGTAGCTGCCGTGCCCGCTGTCTCTGCCGTCCCCGTGGTGCACGCCGCCCCCGCACTCTATCACACCCCCGTAGTCTACCATGCTCCCGCCTCCGCCGCACTGGTTGTCTGA
- the LOC124354187 gene encoding uncharacterized protein LOC124354187, giving the protein MDSRVIFLAILFVASATAAPSALLATGVAYAPGVVTASSSQVIARNYNGVAPIVPSAPYVAAPYVASAAAPYFAAAPYTAPYVAAPYAASYVL; this is encoded by the exons ATGGACTCCAGAGTG ATATTTCTTGCCATACTTTTCGTGGCCAGCGCCACTGCCGCTCCATCTGCCCTCCTCGCCACAGGGGTGGCCTACGCCCCTGGGGTAGTCACAGCCTCTAGCTCCCAGGTGATAGCCCGTAACTACAATGGTGTAGCTCCCATAGTCCCGTCAGCTCCGTATGTTGCTGCTCCCTACGTGGCGTCTGCTGCTGCTCCCTACTTCGCCGCTGCTCCCTACACCGCCCCATACGTTGCCGCCCCATACGCAGCCTCTTACGTGTTGTAG